One window of Dermacentor albipictus isolate Rhodes 1998 colony chromosome 9, USDA_Dalb.pri_finalv2, whole genome shotgun sequence genomic DNA carries:
- the LOC135917982 gene encoding transcription factor atf-2-like isoform X1: protein MMVTEGEPIAKQPRPGEWLCSMAAVAASAAAAVDLRSREPLFPTRKQREFIPDNKKDDTYWDRRRRNNEAAKRSREKRRLNDMVLETRVLELAKENAVLRAELAALSAQNSPQIYVSPLRDKFGIRGSLVVEQQAQQHPADIAVPVAVPAAPGLTDLRGRRNKLLSALLPALVPPPSPASASASQPLATSPSPYGAASLAQQAQQQAQQQQQAQAQQQQQQQQQQQLPPHQSHLLSQSQSHLHHHQQLSQQLNGQHQPALLCAAPTPALEDHRTAATDQESSPLSSGSWSSAEDSPPAHHFCLPHKLRHKWHISGTEGGVAPPGSAAAVVITAAAMVSGNGNAGSNGSGGGSSSPELRSSSSSFHGREDTASSDGDSGASSTDAPSPRRDEASSRKSRNGSSSAHHHHHHHHHRSAHSRLDLQTENFQLRSEMQRLAAEVANLRDMMMSGGGASPHNGAPPPPHLHPLQAGHGNGTAGEHHGPDHPPHLQPPPHLQHLQSMAQVAPPPPLRHHHSHNGTNGRAADENGSASGGVGNGSSTSTMNGSNREDNPSH from the exons ATGATGGTCACTGAAGGAGAGCCCATCGCCAAGCAGCCCCGTCCGGGCGAGTGGCTCTGCTCGATGGCGGCGGTTGCCGCGTCGGCGGCCGCAGCCGTGGACCTGCGCTCCCGCGAGCCGCTGTTCCCGACGCGCAAGCAGCGAGAGTTCATACCGGACAACAAGAAGGACGACACCTACTGGGACCGGCGGCGACGCAACAACGAGGCCGCCAAGCGGTCGCGGGAGAAGCGGCGCCTCAACGACATGGTCCTGGAAACGCGCGTCCTCGAGCTCGCCAAGGAGAACGCCGTCCTACGAGCCGAACTCGCAGCGCTTAG CGCTCAAAATTCTCCCCAAATTTACGTCTCTCCCCTCAGGGATAAATTCGGCATTCGCGGCTCGCTCGTCGTCGAGCAACAGGCCCAGCAACACCCCGCCGACATAGCGGTCCCGGTCGCAGTACCGGCCGCACCGGGCCTCACCGACCTGCGCGGCCGACGGAACAAGCTGCTATCCGCGCTACTTCCGGCCCTGGtgccgccgccgtcgccagcTTCCGCGTCAGCTTCCCAGCCCCTCGCGACCTCGCCCTCACCCTACGGGGCAGCGTCTCTGGCACAGCAAGCGCAACAGCaagcacaacagcagcagcaagcgcaagcgcagcagcagcagcagcagcagcagcagcagcaactgccGCCGCACCAGAGTCACCTCCTGAGCCAGAGTCAGAGCCACCTGCACCACCACCAGCAGCTGAGCCAGCAGCTCAACGGCCAGCACCAGCCGGCGCTCCTGTGCGCCGCGCCCACGCCGGCCCTGGAAGACCACAGGACGGCAGCGACGGACCAGGAGTCGTCGCCCCTGTCGTCGG GTTCGTGGTCCTCGGCGGAAGACAGTCCCCCGGCGCACCACTTCTGCCTACCGCACAAGCTCAGGCACAAGTGGCACATCAGCGGCACGGAAGGGGGCGTGGCCCCGCCGGGtagcgccgccgccgtcgtcatCACCGCCGCCGCCATGGTGTCCGGGAACGGGAACGCCGGCAGCAACGGCAGCGGGGGCGGCTCGTCGTCCCCCGAGCTCcgctcctcgtcgtcgtcgttccaCGGCCGAGAGGACACCGCCTCGTCGGACGGGGACAGCGGGGCGTCCAGCACGGACGCCCCGTCGCCGCGCCGGGACGAGGCCTCGTCGCGCAAGAGCCGCAACGGCTCGTCCTCggcgcaccaccaccaccaccaccaccaccacag GTCGGCACACTCTCGGTTAGACCTGCAGACGGAGAACTTCCAGCTGCGATCCGAGATGCAGCGGCTAGCGGCCGAGGTTGCCAACCTGCGAGACATGATGATGAGCGGCGGAGGAGCCTCGCCTCACAACGGAGCGCCGCCCCCTCCGCACCTGCACCCCCTGCAGGCGGGACACGGAAACGGCACCGCGGGCGAGCACCACGGTCCCGACCACCCGCCGCACCTACAACCGCCGCCGCACCTCCAGCACCTGCAGTCGATGGCGCAGGTGGCGCCACCGCCGCCGCTCAGGCACCACCACAGCCACAACGGAACCAACGGACGCGCGGCGGACGAGAACGGCTCGGCCTCCGGTGGGGTCGGCAACGGCTCCTCGACGTCAACCATGAACGGTTCCAACCGCGAGGACAACCCCAGCCACTGA
- the LOC135917982 gene encoding transcription factor atf-2-like isoform X2 has product MMVTEGEPIAKQPRPGEWLCSMAAVAASAAAAVDLRSREPLFPTRKQREFIPDNKKDDTYWDRRRRNNEAAKRSREKRRLNDMVLETRVLELAKENAVLRAELAALRDKFGIRGSLVVEQQAQQHPADIAVPVAVPAAPGLTDLRGRRNKLLSALLPALVPPPSPASASASQPLATSPSPYGAASLAQQAQQQAQQQQQAQAQQQQQQQQQQQLPPHQSHLLSQSQSHLHHHQQLSQQLNGQHQPALLCAAPTPALEDHRTAATDQESSPLSSGSWSSAEDSPPAHHFCLPHKLRHKWHISGTEGGVAPPGSAAAVVITAAAMVSGNGNAGSNGSGGGSSSPELRSSSSSFHGREDTASSDGDSGASSTDAPSPRRDEASSRKSRNGSSSAHHHHHHHHHRSAHSRLDLQTENFQLRSEMQRLAAEVANLRDMMMSGGGASPHNGAPPPPHLHPLQAGHGNGTAGEHHGPDHPPHLQPPPHLQHLQSMAQVAPPPPLRHHHSHNGTNGRAADENGSASGGVGNGSSTSTMNGSNREDNPSH; this is encoded by the exons ATGATGGTCACTGAAGGAGAGCCCATCGCCAAGCAGCCCCGTCCGGGCGAGTGGCTCTGCTCGATGGCGGCGGTTGCCGCGTCGGCGGCCGCAGCCGTGGACCTGCGCTCCCGCGAGCCGCTGTTCCCGACGCGCAAGCAGCGAGAGTTCATACCGGACAACAAGAAGGACGACACCTACTGGGACCGGCGGCGACGCAACAACGAGGCCGCCAAGCGGTCGCGGGAGAAGCGGCGCCTCAACGACATGGTCCTGGAAACGCGCGTCCTCGAGCTCGCCAAGGAGAACGCCGTCCTACGAGCCGAACTCGCAGCGCTTAG GGATAAATTCGGCATTCGCGGCTCGCTCGTCGTCGAGCAACAGGCCCAGCAACACCCCGCCGACATAGCGGTCCCGGTCGCAGTACCGGCCGCACCGGGCCTCACCGACCTGCGCGGCCGACGGAACAAGCTGCTATCCGCGCTACTTCCGGCCCTGGtgccgccgccgtcgccagcTTCCGCGTCAGCTTCCCAGCCCCTCGCGACCTCGCCCTCACCCTACGGGGCAGCGTCTCTGGCACAGCAAGCGCAACAGCaagcacaacagcagcagcaagcgcaagcgcagcagcagcagcagcagcagcagcagcagcaactgccGCCGCACCAGAGTCACCTCCTGAGCCAGAGTCAGAGCCACCTGCACCACCACCAGCAGCTGAGCCAGCAGCTCAACGGCCAGCACCAGCCGGCGCTCCTGTGCGCCGCGCCCACGCCGGCCCTGGAAGACCACAGGACGGCAGCGACGGACCAGGAGTCGTCGCCCCTGTCGTCGG GTTCGTGGTCCTCGGCGGAAGACAGTCCCCCGGCGCACCACTTCTGCCTACCGCACAAGCTCAGGCACAAGTGGCACATCAGCGGCACGGAAGGGGGCGTGGCCCCGCCGGGtagcgccgccgccgtcgtcatCACCGCCGCCGCCATGGTGTCCGGGAACGGGAACGCCGGCAGCAACGGCAGCGGGGGCGGCTCGTCGTCCCCCGAGCTCcgctcctcgtcgtcgtcgttccaCGGCCGAGAGGACACCGCCTCGTCGGACGGGGACAGCGGGGCGTCCAGCACGGACGCCCCGTCGCCGCGCCGGGACGAGGCCTCGTCGCGCAAGAGCCGCAACGGCTCGTCCTCggcgcaccaccaccaccaccaccaccaccacag GTCGGCACACTCTCGGTTAGACCTGCAGACGGAGAACTTCCAGCTGCGATCCGAGATGCAGCGGCTAGCGGCCGAGGTTGCCAACCTGCGAGACATGATGATGAGCGGCGGAGGAGCCTCGCCTCACAACGGAGCGCCGCCCCCTCCGCACCTGCACCCCCTGCAGGCGGGACACGGAAACGGCACCGCGGGCGAGCACCACGGTCCCGACCACCCGCCGCACCTACAACCGCCGCCGCACCTCCAGCACCTGCAGTCGATGGCGCAGGTGGCGCCACCGCCGCCGCTCAGGCACCACCACAGCCACAACGGAACCAACGGACGCGCGGCGGACGAGAACGGCTCGGCCTCCGGTGGGGTCGGCAACGGCTCCTCGACGTCAACCATGAACGGTTCCAACCGCGAGGACAACCCCAGCCACTGA